The DNA segment TCAACTGCATACGCAGATCATCAAGGTCGAATTTGCCCTTTTCGAAATTCTCAGCGAGCTTGGCCGCTTCGTCCTCTTTGATCGTTGCCGCCGCCTTTTCGACAAGGCTGACAACGTCGCCCATGCCAAGAATACGGTCCGCAACCGATCCGGGGCGAAATACCTCAATTGCATCGAGTTTTTCGCCGGTGCCGGCAAATTTGATCGGTTTGCCGGTAACCGCCCGCATCGACAACGCAGCACCGCCGCGTGCATCGCCGTCCATTCGAGTCAGGACCACACCGGTTAGCGGGACCTCCCCGGAAAAGCTTTGCGCGACGTTCACGGCGTCTTGGCCTGTGAGGCTGTCGACGACCAATAGCACTTCGGTCGGTGCCGAAACGCTCGACACGGCCTTCATCTCGGCCATCAACGCTTCGTCGACGTGCAGACGGCCCGCAGTATCGAGCAACAGAACGTCGAAGTTCTGAAGCCGCGCCGATTCCATTGCGCGCCGCGCGATGTCCACCGGTTGTTGGCCTGCCACAATCGGCAATGTCGCGATGTCGACTTGATCGCCCAATACCGCAAGTTGTTCCTGCGCAGCCGGCCTGTTGACGTCCAAAGAGGCCATCATGGCCTTCTTGCCGTGCTTTTCACGGATCAATTTGCCAAGCTTGGCGGTGGTCGTGGTTTTACCAGAGCCTTGAAGGCCGACGACCATCACCACAACGGGCGGCTTCGCTTCGAGGTTTAGCCCCTCAACCGCGCCGTCCTCACCATCACCCGACAGCATGGAGACCAATTCGTCATGGACGATTTTGACCACTTGTTGGCCCGGCGTGACCGACCG comes from the Erythrobacter sp. Alg231-14 genome and includes:
- the ffh gene encoding signal recognition particle protein — protein: MFDNLSDRLGGVFDRLKGRGALKEQDVRDAMREVRVALLEADVALPVARRFIDAVTEKAVGQDVLRSVTPGQQVVKIVHDELVSMLSGDGEDGAVEGLNLEAKPPVVVMVVGLQGSGKTTTTAKLGKLIREKHGKKAMMASLDVNRPAAQEQLAVLGDQVDIATLPIVAGQQPVDIARRAMESARLQNFDVLLLDTAGRLHVDEALMAEMKAVSSVSAPTEVLLVVDSLTGQDAVNVAQSFSGEVPLTGVVLTRMDGDARGGAALSMRAVTGKPIKFAGTGEKLDAIEVFRPGSVADRILGMGDVVSLVEKAAATIKEDEAAKLAENFEKGKFDLDDLRMQLKQMQNMGGLGMLAGMMPGMKKAKAAMAASSMDDKVLVHMDAIIGSMTAKERSNPNLMNAKRKKRVAAGSGTDVQSVNKLLKMHQEMGRAMKQLKKMGGLKSLAAMFGAGGGPGGMPPGMGGGAGGLPGLGGPGGGMGGGMPPGLPGLGGPKKR